Proteins from a genomic interval of Nostoc sp. TCL240-02:
- a CDS encoding S-layer homology domain-containing protein, with product MTNKPPSEPESSQRTALGFDEFIAILVAFTTIGAILFWSLSRRDSSWNFNRLLSASSTPSPSVQPNQVLPSLNPKVEPNVVPKTVLPYSLPEAVVEPKTPSLPTNSATPSRALPSAQVIPTQPPQPQTPVPSSAVLESSIKSSALPLVTPAKQKSIIPPPIAFNDVPTNFWGRRFIDVLSSRSILKGFPDYSFRPNQPVNRAEFAAIVQKAFDQEPSKTAIAFEDVPTKFWATPAIDQAISAGFLKGYPKKTFKPQQNISRVQVLVALVSGLNLKAPTSPNQILSVYKDAKDIPAYAIGKIAAATTNGLVVNYPNPQILAPNKVASRAEVAAMIHQALVKRGKLEAISSPSIVRLPSASPETSRTPKVKLSPGGSSR from the coding sequence ATGACAAATAAACCTCCTTCCGAACCGGAGTCATCCCAAAGAACTGCCCTTGGCTTTGATGAATTTATAGCCATTCTGGTTGCCTTCACCACTATCGGAGCAATTCTTTTTTGGTCATTGTCCCGCAGGGATTCTAGCTGGAACTTCAACAGGCTGCTGTCGGCTTCTTCCACTCCCTCGCCTAGTGTTCAACCAAATCAAGTATTGCCTTCCCTTAATCCCAAAGTAGAACCAAATGTAGTCCCTAAAACAGTTTTGCCCTATTCTCTACCGGAGGCTGTTGTTGAACCCAAGACACCTTCATTGCCAACTAACAGCGCCACGCCTTCCCGTGCATTACCATCTGCTCAGGTAATTCCGACTCAACCCCCACAACCACAGACACCTGTACCCTCTTCAGCAGTACTTGAGTCATCAATTAAATCATCAGCGCTGCCTTTAGTAACTCCAGCAAAACAAAAATCTATTATTCCGCCACCAATTGCATTTAACGATGTGCCCACTAACTTTTGGGGTCGGCGTTTTATAGATGTTCTTTCTTCTCGTAGTATTCTCAAAGGGTTTCCTGATTATTCGTTTAGACCAAATCAGCCTGTAAACCGAGCCGAATTTGCTGCAATTGTGCAAAAAGCCTTTGACCAAGAACCGTCTAAGACTGCGATCGCATTTGAAGATGTACCAACAAAATTCTGGGCAACTCCAGCAATTGACCAAGCCATCAGTGCCGGATTTCTCAAAGGTTACCCGAAAAAAACCTTCAAGCCACAACAAAATATTTCACGAGTGCAAGTTTTGGTTGCCCTTGTTAGCGGGTTGAATTTGAAAGCGCCCACTTCGCCAAATCAGATTTTAAGTGTCTATAAAGATGCTAAAGATATTCCAGCTTATGCTATTGGCAAAATAGCTGCTGCTACAACCAATGGTCTGGTAGTTAACTATCCAAACCCACAAATTCTTGCTCCCAACAAAGTAGCTAGTCGGGCTGAAGTAGCGGCGATGATTCATCAAGCTTTAGTAAAACGGGGCAAGTTGGAGGCAATTTCATCTCCAAGTATAGTGCGATTGCCCAGTGCATCTCCAGAAACTTCGCGCACTCCCAAGGTTAAATTGTCGCCAGGAGGTTCGTCTCGGTGA
- a CDS encoding CAAD domain-containing protein — MPEQDFTETASKETTVAEINTQTGTITKVQPPAQSQDEWLKYGEQVSTFLATLPEYVGGFFNEYKQPLVTVGLIVGSIVGVKVLLAILDALNDIPLVAPTFELIGIGYSAWFVYRYLLKASTRKELTSEITTLKSQVVGKIPEA, encoded by the coding sequence ATGCCAGAACAAGATTTTACTGAAACCGCATCCAAAGAGACTACAGTGGCAGAGATCAACACCCAAACGGGAACCATCACAAAAGTCCAGCCTCCCGCACAGTCTCAAGATGAATGGCTAAAATACGGGGAGCAAGTTTCTACATTTTTAGCAACATTGCCAGAATATGTGGGAGGCTTCTTTAATGAATATAAGCAACCTCTGGTAACAGTTGGTTTAATTGTAGGATCAATTGTTGGTGTTAAAGTACTCTTGGCAATATTAGATGCTTTGAATGATATCCCTTTAGTAGCGCCTACTTTTGAGTTGATAGGGATTGGTTACTCTGCTTGGTTTGTTTACCGCTATTTACTCAAAGCCTCAACGAGGAAAGAGTTAACTAGTGAAATCACCACTCTAAAATCACAAGTGGTTGGTAAAATTCCAGAAGCTTGA